The Anastrepha ludens isolate Willacy chromosome 2, idAnaLude1.1, whole genome shotgun sequence genome contains a region encoding:
- the LOC128856043 gene encoding cecropin-1-like, producing MNFNKVFVFLALFIAVFAGQTEGGWLKKVGKKIERVGQHTRDATIQTIAVAQQAANVAAILKGQDDSAYRKYLQFNFNLPQTCKSNPKY from the exons ATGAACTTTAACaaagtatttgtttttcttgctcTTTTCATCGCCGTCTTTGCTGGACAAACTGAAGGAGGCTGGCTTAAGAAGGtcggcaaaaaaatt gaGCGCGTTGGTCAACATACCCGAGATGCTACCATTCAGACCATCGCTGTGGCACAACAGGCCGCCAATGTTGCTGCGATTCTGAAGGGGCAGGACGATTCTGCATATAGGAAATAcctacaatttaattttaatttacc ACAGACGTGCAAGTCCAACCCGAAGTACTAA
- the LOC128856079 gene encoding cecropin-1-like encodes MQCYQTHLKRLNENSCQIKSNKMNFNKVFIFLAVVIAIFAGQTEAGWLKKIGKKIERVGQHTRDATIQGLGIAQQAANVAATARG; translated from the exons ATGCAATGCTATCAAACGCACTTGAAACGTCTCAACGAGAACAGTTgccaaatcaaatcaaacaaaatgAACTTCAAcaaagtcttcatcttcttgGCTGTGGTGATTGCCATTTTCGCAGGACAAACGGAGGCAGGTTGGCTGAAGAAGATCGGCAAGAAAATC GAACGTGTGGGTCAACATACAAGAGATGCCACCATTCAAGGACTTGGTATAGCGCAACAAGCCGCTAATGTTGCTGCCACTGCCAGGGGCTAA
- the LOC128860874 gene encoding cecropin-1-like, whose translation MNFNKVFIFLAVVIAIFAGQTEAGWLKKIGKKIERVGQHTRDATIQGLGIAQQAANVAATARG comes from the exons atgAACTTCAAcaaagtcttcatcttcttgGCTGTGGTGATTGCCATTTTCGCAGGACAAACGGAGGCAGGTTGGCTAAAGAAGATCGGCAAGAAAATC GAACGCGTGGGTCAACACACAAGAGATGCCACCATTCAAGGACTTGGTATAGCACAGCAAGCCGCTAATGTCGCTGCCACTGCCAGGggctaa